One stretch of Meriones unguiculatus strain TT.TT164.6M chromosome 7, Bangor_MerUng_6.1, whole genome shotgun sequence DNA includes these proteins:
- the Bhlha9 gene encoding class A basic helix-loop-helix protein 9, which translates to MFRSTPGLGLRGLKRGEDSVEDVGRSCPEVGRDFGALRRSLDEAEEATGRKRERPARSKARRMAANVRERKRIVDYNEAFNALRRALQHAPGGKRLSKIATLRRAIRRIAALSLALRASPAPRWPCGHLECHGHAARGAEAGDPGPSGPPAAAPGLARRDLASPSAPRRAPCSPLAPSGRPRVVAEVPGLTQGSGGSWRRCPGAPHVGPIPWRWGSALGYQHS; encoded by the coding sequence ATGTTCCGAAGCACGCCAGGACTAGGCCTCAGGGGCCTGAAGCGGGGTGAGGATTCCGTGGAGGACGTGGGGCGTTCTTGCCCCGAGGTTGGCAGGGATTTCGGAGCGCTGAGGCGCAGCCTGGACGAGGCAGAGGAGGCGACCGGCAGGAAGCGCGAGCGGCCAGCGCGGTCCAAGGCGCGGCGCATGGCAGCCAACGTGCGGGAGCGCAAACGCATCGTGGACTACAACGAGGCGTTCAACGCGCTGCGCAGGGCGCTGCAGCACGCCCCGGGCGGCAAGAGGCTCTCCAAGATCGCCACGCTGCGCAGGGCCATCCGCCGCATCGCCGCGCTCTCCCTGGCCCTGCGCGCCAGCCCCGCGCCCCGCTGGCCCTGCGGCCACCTGGAGTGCCACGGCCATGCCGCCCGGGGCGCGGAGGCCGGGGACCCGGGCCCCAGCGGGCCGCCTGCTGCGGCGCCTGGCCTCGCGCGCAGGGACCTCGCCAGCCCCTCGGCGCCGCGCCGCGCTCCGTGCTCCCCGCTCGCGCCCTCGGGGCGGCCCAGGGTGGTGGCCGAGGTGCCCGGCTTGACCCAAGGCTCCGGGGGAAGCTGGCGCCGATGTCCCGGGGCGCCCCACGTTGGACCCATTCCGTGGCGGTGGGGCTCCGCGCTGGGCTACCAACACTCCTGA